One genomic segment of Anaerobiospirillum thomasii includes these proteins:
- the parE gene encoding DNA topoisomerase IV subunit B, translated as MSENIQEYTGASIEVLEGLEPVRRRPGMYTDTQNPNHLAMEVIDNAVDEALAGFATQIDVIMHEDGSIEVIDNGRGMPVDIHPKEGVPSIELIFGRLHAGGKFSSDSYAFSGGLHGVGVSVVNALSKSLIARVQREGVVYEIAYAGGNKVVDLHEIGSCAKKNHGSSVRFIPDDSYFDDPDFDLKALKHLLKAKAVLCSGLVVNYVNKQDEDDSDHWCFTGTLSDYLKAHSQNRVIEPNPPFYDNVCDEEYEVAFAVTWEMEGRGDKALGESFVNLIPTALGGTHVNGFRSGLLYAIREFCELHNMLPRNLKLTADDIWSRCSYIVAVKIRDPQFAGQTKEKLSSRHCASLVEGIVKDRFSLYLNANAEVGRNLASMVIQAAREREASAKVVERKKIVRGPALPGKLVDCTSTDPKRGELFIVEGDSAGGSARQARDASFQAILPLRGKILNTWEVSASSALASEEIRAISVAMGLEPDSDDLSTLRYNKICILADADSDGLHIGTLLCALFVKHFTTLVREGHVYVACPPLYRLDCGKVKEYALDDEELALKQKQFLKRGYKLENIKIQRFKGLGEMNPEQLRETTLSPQSRRLMQLTLTDESAQSTFALMDMLLSKKRAGDRRCWLESNGDKAEMLD; from the coding sequence ATGTCAGAAAATATTCAGGAATATACAGGTGCCTCCATTGAGGTTTTAGAAGGTTTAGAGCCAGTACGCAGACGTCCTGGCATGTATACAGATACACAAAATCCCAATCATCTGGCCATGGAGGTTATAGATAACGCTGTAGACGAGGCGCTGGCTGGTTTTGCCACACAGATTGATGTAATAATGCATGAGGATGGCTCCATTGAGGTTATAGACAATGGACGCGGCATGCCTGTTGATATACATCCAAAAGAGGGAGTGCCTTCAATTGAGCTTATTTTTGGACGTCTGCATGCAGGAGGCAAATTCTCATCAGACAGCTATGCCTTTTCAGGCGGTCTGCATGGTGTGGGCGTGTCTGTGGTCAATGCTCTGTCCAAATCTCTTATAGCCAGGGTACAGCGCGAGGGAGTGGTTTATGAAATAGCCTATGCCGGTGGCAACAAGGTTGTGGATCTGCATGAGATAGGCAGTTGCGCTAAAAAAAATCATGGCTCATCAGTAAGATTTATACCAGATGATAGCTATTTTGATGATCCTGACTTTGATTTAAAGGCTTTAAAACATCTTTTAAAAGCCAAGGCTGTATTATGCTCAGGTCTTGTGGTCAACTATGTCAATAAGCAGGATGAGGATGACTCTGATCACTGGTGCTTTACAGGTACCCTCTCTGATTATCTCAAGGCCCATTCACAAAACAGAGTGATAGAGCCCAATCCTCCTTTTTATGACAATGTGTGTGATGAGGAATATGAAGTTGCCTTTGCTGTAACCTGGGAGATGGAGGGCCGCGGTGACAAGGCTCTGGGCGAGTCATTTGTAAACTTAATTCCTACAGCTCTGGGCGGCACCCATGTCAACGGCTTCAGATCAGGTCTTTTATATGCCATACGTGAGTTTTGCGAGCTGCACAATATGCTGCCGCGCAATTTAAAGCTTACAGCTGATGATATCTGGTCACGCTGTTCATATATAGTGGCTGTTAAAATACGCGATCCACAGTTTGCAGGACAGACCAAGGAAAAATTATCCTCACGTCACTGCGCCTCTTTAGTTGAGGGTATAGTCAAGGATCGTTTTTCACTGTATTTAAATGCCAATGCCGAGGTGGGACGCAATCTGGCCAGTATGGTGATACAGGCTGCCCGTGAAAGAGAGGCCAGCGCCAAGGTTGTAGAGCGTAAAAAGATTGTGCGCGGTCCTGCTCTGCCTGGCAAGCTTGTTGACTGCACCTCAACCGATCCAAAACGCGGCGAGCTTTTTATTGTAGAGGGAGATTCGGCAGGCGGCTCGGCCCGTCAGGCCCGTGATGCCTCATTTCAGGCCATTTTGCCTCTGCGTGGCAAAATTTTAAATACCTGGGAGGTCAGTGCCTCATCAGCTCTTGCCTCAGAGGAGATAAGAGCCATATCTGTGGCTATGGGGCTTGAACCTGACAGTGATGATCTTAGTACTCTGCGCTACAATAAAATCTGTATTTTAGCCGATGCCGACTCTGATGGTCTGCACATTGGCACGCTGCTGTGCGCACTTTTTGTAAAACACTTTACCACCCTTGTACGTGAGGGCCATGTTTATGTGGCCTGTCCGCCTCTGTATCGTCTTGACTGCGGCAAGGTCAAAGAATATGCCCTTGATGATGAGGAGCTGGCGCTTAAACAGAAGCAGTTTTTAAAGCGTGGCTACAAGCTTGAGAATATCAAGATTCAGCGCTTTAAGGGTTTAGGTGAGATGAATCCTGAGCAGTTAAGAGAGACTACACTCTCGCCTCAGTCACGCCGTCTTATGCAGCTGACTTTGACAGATGAGAGTGCACAGAGTACTTTTGCGCTTATGGATATGCTATTATCTAAAAAAAGAGCCGGTGACAGAAGATGCTGGCTTGAGAGCAATGGCGACAAAGCAGAAATGCTTGATTAA
- a CDS encoding glycogen/starch/alpha-glucan phosphorylase, with amino-acid sequence MSVEELKDRIVHHLHTSIGTSTQKASKLAWWQAVVATINEFIFERLTQTQYTNAQKDSRAVHYLSAEFLMGRLTVNNLCNLDLYERIKDALAALGKDINEICDEEPDMALGNGGLGRLAACFIDSLATLNYPSVGYGIHYENGLFRQEIREGRQVERPDSWREYGCPWEVCRPESVQNVPIGGYVEEQQAPDGAMRKVWHPAHVIKGVPWDIPVVGFRGSSITVLRLWESRATESFNWDVFNAGGYVDAQEEKASAEAISKVLYPNDSTEAGKMLRLTQQYFFCACSLRDILRRYNRAHHHDYGKFAAKNIVQLNDTHPVVAIPELMRLLVDEEGVSWDVAWSIVQQCFAYTNHTLLPEALEKWPVYLFERLLPRHLEIIYEINYRFLNGEVEARWPGRDDIKAKLSIIEEGPCRQIRMAHLAVITSSRVNGVAAIHSKLVKENLFPEFAQLWPNKFCNVTNGVTPRRWLLACNKGLAELYNEVSGKDWPLKLELCRKMADYADDEAFQKRFMQVKLANKEALATKIKQLTSIDVNPRSMFDVQVKRLHEYKRQHLNLLYILYLYRQLLANPQLKIVPQTFIFGAKAAPAYSLAKDIIYAINAVGERINNDHRIANQIKVVFLPNYRVSLAEVIIPAADISEQISTAGYEASGTSNMKFSMNGALTLGTMDGANIEIVEEAGVENNFIFGLSVQEVQDLKSRGYNSWDYYNSNPDLKAVLDWLDTDYFTPNNPGALSSIKRSLLDGGDPFLVLADFASYVQAHERAQELYKDQKAWARAAIINSATMGKFSSDRSIQDYVNNVWNIKSIDVITGVK; translated from the coding sequence ATGAGTGTGGAGGAGTTAAAGGATCGCATTGTGCATCATCTGCACACCTCCATCGGTACTTCAACACAAAAGGCCTCCAAGCTTGCCTGGTGGCAGGCAGTGGTTGCCACCATCAATGAGTTTATCTTTGAAAGACTGACTCAGACACAGTACACCAATGCCCAGAAGGATTCACGTGCTGTACACTATCTGTCAGCAGAATTTCTCATGGGTCGTCTGACTGTAAACAATCTTTGCAATTTAGATCTCTACGAGAGAATCAAGGATGCACTTGCAGCTCTTGGCAAGGATATCAATGAGATCTGTGATGAGGAGCCAGACATGGCTTTAGGCAACGGCGGTCTTGGCCGTCTTGCTGCCTGCTTTATCGATTCTCTGGCTACTTTAAACTACCCATCTGTAGGCTATGGTATTCACTATGAGAACGGTCTGTTCCGTCAGGAAATCCGAGAGGGCCGTCAGGTTGAGCGTCCTGATTCATGGCGTGAGTATGGCTGTCCTTGGGAGGTCTGCCGTCCTGAGTCTGTACAGAATGTGCCAATTGGCGGTTATGTCGAGGAGCAGCAGGCTCCAGATGGCGCCATGCGCAAGGTATGGCACCCTGCCCACGTTATCAAAGGAGTGCCTTGGGATATTCCTGTAGTTGGCTTTAGAGGTTCATCCATCACTGTACTGCGTCTTTGGGAATCACGTGCCACCGAGTCATTCAACTGGGACGTATTCAATGCAGGCGGCTATGTGGATGCCCAGGAGGAAAAGGCATCAGCAGAAGCCATCTCCAAGGTTTTATATCCAAATGATTCAACCGAAGCTGGCAAGATGCTGCGTTTAACTCAGCAGTACTTCTTCTGCGCCTGCTCACTGCGTGATATTCTGCGCCGCTACAACCGCGCCCATCACCATGACTATGGCAAATTTGCCGCCAAGAACATTGTTCAGCTCAATGACACCCACCCTGTAGTTGCCATTCCTGAACTGATGCGTCTTTTAGTTGATGAAGAGGGTGTATCGTGGGATGTGGCCTGGAGCATTGTACAGCAGTGCTTTGCCTATACCAATCACACTCTGCTGCCAGAGGCTCTTGAGAAATGGCCTGTATATCTGTTTGAAAGATTACTGCCACGTCACCTTGAGATCATCTATGAGATCAACTACAGATTCCTAAACGGTGAAGTTGAGGCCCGCTGGCCTGGCCGTGACGACATCAAGGCCAAGCTCTCAATCATTGAGGAAGGTCCATGCCGTCAGATCAGAATGGCCCACCTTGCTGTTATCACCTCATCACGTGTCAATGGCGTGGCTGCAATTCACTCCAAGCTTGTAAAGGAAAATCTTTTCCCAGAGTTTGCTCAGCTGTGGCCAAACAAGTTCTGCAACGTAACCAACGGTGTAACTCCACGCCGCTGGCTTCTCGCCTGCAACAAGGGTCTTGCCGAGCTCTACAACGAGGTTTCAGGCAAGGACTGGCCGCTTAAGCTTGAGCTGTGCCGCAAGATGGCTGACTATGCCGATGATGAGGCTTTCCAGAAGCGCTTTATGCAGGTAAAGCTTGCCAACAAGGAAGCTCTTGCCACCAAGATTAAGCAGTTAACCTCAATTGATGTCAACCCAAGATCTATGTTTGATGTGCAGGTAAAACGTCTGCATGAGTACAAGAGACAGCATTTGAATCTGCTCTATATTCTCTATCTGTACAGACAGCTGCTTGCAAACCCACAGCTTAAGATTGTGCCACAGACCTTTATCTTCGGTGCCAAGGCAGCTCCTGCCTATTCACTTGCCAAGGATATTATTTATGCAATCAATGCTGTAGGTGAGAGAATCAACAATGATCACCGCATTGCCAATCAGATCAAGGTAGTCTTCCTACCAAACTACCGTGTCTCCTTAGCTGAGGTCATTATTCCTGCTGCCGATATCTCAGAGCAGATTTCAACTGCAGGTTATGAGGCATCTGGTACTTCAAACATGAAGTTCTCCATGAACGGAGCTCTTACCTTAGGTACTATGGATGGTGCCAATATTGAGATTGTTGAAGAGGCTGGAGTTGAGAACAACTTTATCTTCGGTCTTTCTGTACAGGAAGTTCAGGATCTCAAGAGCCGCGGCTACAATTCATGGGATTACTACAATTCAAATCCTGATCTTAAGGCTGTGCTTGACTGGCTTGATACTGACTACTTCACACCAAATAATCCTGGTGCTCTGTCATCTATCAAGAGATCACTGCTTGACGGCGGCGATCCATTCCTGGTTCTTGCTGACTTTGCCTCATATGTACAGGCTCATGAGAGAGCTCAGGAGCTTTACAAAGATCAGAAGGCCTGGGCCCGTGCCGCTATTATAAATTCAGCTACCATGGGTAAATTCAGCTCTGACAGATCTATTCAGGATTATGTAAACAATGTATGGAACATCAAGTCAATTGATGTAATTACAGGCGTCAAGTAA
- the flhB gene encoding flagellar biosynthesis protein FlhB produces the protein MSDGAEKTEQPTDKKISDARKRGQVPRSREAATLFVLLSGVLALWAMSGYLAVGMRDVMLTSFTLSRDQVFTEDEMARIFVQDLVFIAMPLLAVTFIMMLFAIIGSIMLGGMNFSQEAMMPKFSKLNPLSGIKRIFSANSLVELVKSIAKVTFIGLFCYFVLKGQVQQILNLSFIDPMSAIGKAIFILYKLMLIIVMAMVPIVLIDVPFQIWNYKKELRMSKQEVKDEFKEQEGNPQIKSKIRQMQYQMAARRMMQNVPTADVVVTNPTHYAVALSYDPEGSTAPIVVAKGVDEVANKIKEIAYETDVPVLQLPPLARSIYYTTELDKEIPNGLFKAVAQVLAFVIGNKAFKEGKTPNRPRDLDPDLPIPDELRF, from the coding sequence ATGTCTGACGGAGCAGAGAAGACAGAACAACCGACCGACAAAAAGATATCTGACGCGCGTAAGCGTGGTCAGGTTCCCCGCTCAAGGGAGGCTGCCACGCTGTTCGTACTCTTATCTGGAGTCCTGGCTTTATGGGCCATGTCGGGCTATCTGGCTGTGGGTATGCGTGATGTAATGCTTACATCCTTTACTCTAAGCCGCGATCAGGTTTTTACAGAAGATGAGATGGCACGTATCTTTGTGCAGGATCTTGTCTTTATTGCCATGCCTCTTCTGGCCGTCACCTTTATAATGATGCTCTTTGCCATCATAGGCTCCATCATGCTTGGCGGCATGAACTTTTCGCAGGAGGCTATGATGCCAAAATTCTCAAAGTTAAATCCTTTGAGCGGCATCAAAAGAATTTTCAGTGCCAACTCATTAGTTGAGCTTGTCAAAAGTATAGCCAAGGTTACCTTTATAGGCCTGTTCTGCTACTTTGTGCTCAAGGGGCAGGTGCAGCAGATCCTCAATTTAAGCTTTATCGATCCTATGAGTGCCATTGGCAAGGCTATATTCATACTCTATAAGCTCATGCTTATTATTGTTATGGCCATGGTGCCTATTGTGCTTATCGACGTGCCTTTTCAGATCTGGAACTATAAAAAAGAGCTGCGCATGTCCAAGCAGGAAGTTAAAGATGAGTTTAAAGAGCAGGAAGGTAATCCGCAGATCAAATCCAAAATCCGTCAGATGCAGTATCAGATGGCAGCCCGCCGTATGATGCAGAATGTACCAACAGCAGATGTGGTGGTAACCAATCCTACGCACTATGCTGTGGCTTTATCCTATGATCCAGAGGGCAGCACTGCCCCTATTGTTGTGGCCAAAGGTGTAGATGAGGTGGCCAATAAAATCAAGGAAATTGCCTATGAGACAGATGTGCCTGTTCTGCAGCTGCCGCCTTTAGCCCGCTCTATCTACTATACAACAGAGCTTGACAAGGAAATTCCCAACGGTCTGTTCAAAGCCGTGGCTCAGGTTTTGGCCTTTGTTATTGGCAACAAAGCCTTTAAAGAGGGTAAAACCCCTAACCGTCCGCGCGATCTTGATCCTGATCTGCCAATTCCAGATGAGCTTAGATTCTAG
- a CDS encoding response regulator: MRILVVEDDPMIGSAVCDALSKDNYAVDLLTNGTDAQYAPLDVDYDCILLDLGLPGIDGVTLLMRWRESRLKTPVIILTARDAIDDRVNGLDRGADDYLVKPFELSELKARIRAVTRRLGTNVQSVLTNGPLSLNVLEHEVSITEDGKTRVVDLTAREFSLLEALIIRPGAVLSREALEQKIYSFDEEVESNAVEYIIHTLRKKIGASYIKNVRGVGWKVAKES, from the coding sequence ATGCGTATTTTAGTGGTTGAAGATGATCCTATGATTGGCTCTGCTGTATGCGATGCTTTAAGCAAGGACAATTATGCTGTGGATCTTCTTACAAACGGTACAGATGCTCAGTATGCACCTCTTGATGTGGATTATGACTGTATACTGCTCGATCTTGGTCTGCCTGGAATTGACGGAGTGACGCTGCTTATGCGCTGGAGAGAGAGCAGACTTAAAACTCCTGTGATTATTCTTACAGCGCGTGATGCTATTGACGACAGAGTCAACGGCCTTGACAGAGGCGCTGATGACTATCTTGTCAAACCCTTTGAGCTAAGTGAGCTCAAAGCCCGTATTAGAGCTGTAACACGTCGTCTTGGCACAAATGTGCAGTCTGTTTTAACCAATGGTCCATTGTCACTGAATGTACTTGAGCATGAGGTTTCAATTACAGAAGATGGCAAAACCCGTGTCGTTGATCTGACAGCGCGTGAGTTTTCACTGCTTGAGGCTTTGATTATAAGACCTGGTGCTGTGCTCTCACGTGAGGCACTTGAGCAAAAGATTTACAGTTTTGATGAAGAGGTTGAGAGTAATGCCGTTGAGTATATTATTCATACTCTGCGCAAGAAAATCGGTGCTTCATATATTAAGAATGTAAGAGGTGTAGGGTGGAAGGTAGCAAAAGAGTCATAA
- a CDS encoding Na/Pi cotransporter family protein, translating into MHVILNLLSGVALLAFAIHVTKKGVLRAFGYNINASIKRALDSRLWPLRAMLSGVFTTFLVQSSNATALLVSSFLSKGLISLSPALVIMLGADLGTALIARVLTLDISVIQPVFLLTGSFFYLYSKKTLSGRIGFILIGLGLILLSLSLIMEAARPVLENEATKTILQTVNGILPAAFIFGAVLAIICYSSLAAVILTALSASSGILDLHTALIVVVGANLGSCVLEIIGSISCGVQAKRVMLGNTMFKTTITLTLLPFLESVSGYMILLDSTMDAILWFHVLFNLCVCVLLMPFVSIYARLLQYILPDPKDTHDIKKPKYLDSAALETPSLAISNAIRETIRLGGYLHEMLYLLSQSIESKQEMHLSASEKSKHIEALGNEIKKYINDIEFENDEHLTLKWHQTLASVIHCMQASEIILRTIIEVEQLNANPQDSIPQCSRSDLLSLTHVLNEDLSFALNAFMTGSKEDEAMVMLRREEYKALIEKYSLSQLTFLTHNSSSSADISAFVMMLLSQLRQLDNVFCSIAVSGFARKTFKHHFDTKTLDNKKP; encoded by the coding sequence ATGCATGTTATCTTAAATCTGCTCTCTGGCGTTGCGCTCTTGGCCTTTGCCATACATGTCACCAAAAAAGGTGTGTTAAGAGCCTTTGGCTATAATATAAATGCAAGTATCAAAAGAGCTCTTGACTCAAGACTCTGGCCTCTGCGTGCCATGCTCTCTGGTGTCTTTACCACTTTTTTAGTCCAAAGCTCCAATGCCACAGCCCTTTTAGTCTCATCCTTTCTCTCAAAAGGCCTGATAAGCCTCAGCCCTGCTCTTGTGATAATGCTTGGGGCCGATCTGGGCACGGCCCTTATTGCCCGTGTGCTGACCCTTGATATATCTGTTATTCAGCCTGTCTTTTTGCTAACTGGCTCCTTTTTTTATCTCTACAGCAAAAAGACCCTGTCGGGGCGTATAGGTTTTATTCTTATTGGTCTAGGTCTTATTCTGCTCTCATTAAGTCTTATCATGGAGGCTGCCCGCCCTGTTCTTGAAAATGAGGCTACTAAAACCATACTGCAGACTGTAAATGGCATACTGCCGGCTGCCTTTATCTTTGGAGCTGTACTTGCCATAATCTGCTATTCATCTCTTGCCGCCGTGATTCTGACAGCGCTTAGTGCCTCAAGCGGCATACTTGATCTGCACACAGCACTTATTGTAGTCGTTGGTGCCAATTTAGGCTCCTGTGTACTTGAGATAATAGGCTCTATAAGCTGTGGTGTGCAGGCCAAGCGCGTCATGCTTGGCAATACCATGTTCAAAACCACCATAACTCTGACTCTGCTGCCTTTTCTTGAGAGTGTGTCAGGCTACATGATCCTTTTAGATTCGACCATGGATGCCATCTTATGGTTTCATGTGCTCTTTAATCTTTGTGTCTGTGTACTGCTTATGCCTTTTGTCTCAATCTATGCCAGGCTGCTGCAGTACATTCTGCCAGATCCCAAAGATACACATGATATTAAAAAGCCAAAATATCTTGATAGCGCTGCTCTTGAGACCCCATCTCTTGCCATATCCAATGCCATACGCGAGACCATACGTCTTGGCGGCTATCTGCACGAAATGCTCTATCTGCTCTCACAGAGTATTGAGAGCAAGCAGGAGATGCATCTTAGCGCTTCTGAAAAATCAAAACATATTGAGGCTCTTGGCAATGAGATTAAAAAATATATAAATGATATTGAATTTGAAAATGACGAGCATCTGACTTTAAAGTGGCATCAGACGCTAGCTAGCGTCATACACTGCATGCAGGCCAGTGAAATCATACTGCGCACCATAATTGAAGTTGAGCAGTTAAATGCAAATCCACAAGATAGCATACCGCAGTGCTCACGCTCTGATCTGCTATCTCTTACCCATGTGTTAAATGAAGATCTTTCCTTTGCGCTCAATGCCTTTATGACAGGCAGCAAGGAGGATGAGGCCATGGTTATGCTGCGCCGAGAGGAGTACAAGGCCTTAATTGAAAAATACTCTTTATCCCAGCTTACCTTTTTAACACACAACAGCTCAAGCTCTGCCGATATCTCGGCCTTTGTCATGATGCTGCTCTCACAGCTGCGTCAGCTTGACAATGTCTTTTGCTCCATAGCTGTCTCAGGCTTTGCAAGAAAAACCTTCAAACATCATTTTGACACTAAGACTCTTGATAACAAAAAACCATAA
- a CDS encoding sensor histidine kinase: MEGSKRVIKDSLRFRLIVIFCTLGLIATFFASFQSYGVVKREATTFIDEELSQMAAVVINYNLALPGRWEGPRHSHEMQFRSFFHKRKEPGSYALENNVIAPRDIDHRYDIIIAPLFGRPGDAIFIPPGVENGFYNIIVSDTRMRMIVATKNNGRRFVVARPLSAINHISSKAFITSLLQFIGISLLYIPIVIVSVNLMFRAIHKIARRIDKRKDDLSNIVTKDDGYIPTELDSFIGAINGLLERVDESVQNQRRFIADAAHEMRTPLTALSLQAEALEDEDLNESARQRLRSLRDGIMRERDLMTSLLTLAKTQGRGEAVVKSEVNIQDLYLKLVEDLGSIADDRGIDFGVEGRIDYTVEASYGDVLCVMKNLTSNALKYAKDGGKVDLLCTATDKEIVLSVRDDGEGIDEEHLSKVFEPFYRVKGDAESVIGTGLGLSIAYEAARRTDGIIVLKNHESGGLEASLHLKKSTAVKTDNS; the protein is encoded by the coding sequence GTGGAAGGTAGCAAAAGAGTCATAAAGGATTCTTTACGCTTTCGACTTATTGTTATTTTCTGCACTTTAGGTCTTATAGCCACATTTTTTGCAAGTTTTCAGTCCTATGGCGTCGTTAAAAGAGAAGCTACCACCTTTATTGATGAGGAGCTCTCACAGATGGCAGCTGTGGTTATCAACTACAATCTGGCGCTGCCTGGGCGCTGGGAGGGACCGCGCCACAGTCATGAAATGCAGTTTAGGAGTTTCTTTCACAAAAGAAAGGAGCCTGGTAGCTATGCTCTTGAAAACAATGTAATTGCGCCGCGTGATATTGATCATCGCTACGATATCATTATAGCTCCTCTCTTTGGCCGTCCTGGCGATGCCATCTTTATTCCACCTGGAGTTGAGAACGGTTTTTACAACATCATAGTCTCTGATACGCGCATGCGCATGATTGTAGCTACTAAAAACAATGGCAGACGCTTTGTGGTGGCAAGACCTTTAAGTGCCATCAATCATATCAGCTCCAAGGCCTTTATCACCTCGCTTTTGCAGTTTATAGGTATAAGTCTTTTATATATTCCTATTGTTATTGTCAGCGTCAATCTTATGTTCAGGGCCATACATAAAATTGCCAGACGCATTGATAAAAGAAAAGATGATCTGTCCAATATTGTGACGAAGGATGATGGCTATATTCCAACCGAGCTTGATTCATTTATAGGTGCTATCAACGGTCTTTTAGAGCGTGTTGATGAATCGGTGCAGAATCAGCGTCGTTTTATTGCCGATGCGGCGCATGAAATGCGCACGCCTCTTACAGCCTTGTCGCTGCAGGCTGAGGCTCTTGAGGATGAGGATTTAAACGAGTCGGCCAGGCAGAGACTGCGCAGTCTGCGCGATGGTATTATGCGCGAGCGCGATCTTATGACCTCACTGCTCACTCTTGCTAAAACGCAGGGACGGGGTGAGGCTGTGGTTAAAAGCGAGGTTAACATACAGGATCTGTATTTAAAGCTTGTGGAGGATTTAGGCTCAATTGCCGATGACAGGGGCATTGATTTTGGAGTTGAGGGGCGTATTGATTATACAGTTGAGGCCTCCTATGGCGATGTGTTGTGTGTCATGAAGAATCTGACCTCAAATGCACTGAAATACGCTAAGGATGGCGGCAAGGTTGATCTTCTGTGTACGGCTACAGACAAAGAGATAGTGCTTAGTGTAAGAGATGATGGCGAGGGTATTGACGAGGAACATTTATCCAAGGTCTTTGAGCCATTCTACAGGGTCAAGGGAGATGCTGAGAGTGTTATTGGCACAGGTCTTGGTCTGTCTATTGCCTATGAGGCAGCCCGTCGCACCGATGGTATTATTGTGCTTAAAAATCATGAGTCTGGCGGTCTTGAGGCCTCGCTGCATTTAAAAAAAAGCACAGCTGTAAAGACAGATAACAGCTAA
- a CDS encoding YqiA/YcfP family alpha/beta fold hydrolase has translation MLIAYVHGFLSGPNAVKSTILKNYLKEHEPELCFDAPDFPDTPKEAYEYLEAYFKKAQKSHDKICLVGSSMGGFFSTLMADKFGFKAALLNPCVHPQDYFKDLVGSQYNAATDVYFELHNDMLAYICYLDSRCKVNSDRLFVLLQRGDEVLDYTKAQSFYAGCKMDIEDGGCHTFDNFESKIPSILEFFKA, from the coding sequence ATGCTAATTGCCTATGTGCACGGTTTTCTCTCAGGTCCCAATGCTGTAAAAAGCACTATTTTAAAAAATTATTTAAAGGAGCATGAGCCTGAACTTTGTTTTGATGCTCCTGATTTTCCTGATACACCAAAAGAGGCCTATGAGTATCTTGAAGCCTATTTTAAAAAGGCACAAAAAAGTCACGATAAGATCTGTCTTGTGGGCAGCTCTATGGGTGGCTTTTTCTCAACTCTTATGGCCGATAAGTTTGGTTTTAAGGCAGCGCTTTTAAATCCTTGTGTCCACCCTCAGGATTATTTTAAAGATCTTGTGGGCAGTCAGTACAATGCAGCAACAGACGTATACTTTGAGCTGCATAATGATATGCTAGCTTATATATGCTATCTTGATTCAAGATGTAAGGTTAACAGTGACAGACTTTTTGTACTCTTGCAGCGGGGCGATGAGGTGCTTGACTATACAAAAGCGCAGAGCTTTTATGCAGGATGCAAAATGGATATAGAAGATGGCGGCTGTCATACCTTTGATAATTTTGAGTCCAAGATCCCATCTATTCTTGAATTTTTTAAAGCTTAA
- a CDS encoding sensor histidine kinase, protein MLIDENDAKLMADVFEKIPSAIIVLDERGMIKRANNGALNLLCEERLEGRRWIEVIAEVFKPRADDGHEISTRDGKRVSVTTVPLTKGQLVQMTDLTETRVLQDKISHMERLSSLGKMAASLAHQIRTPLSAAMLYAANLGNAKLQTSARTLFQKKLMSRLEALESQVNDILMFARSGEQTVSKIDAVDVIEQACSNVVSILARTNATLHTDIGDRPMTILANHVALCGAISNLVANAVEAGAKNVLVSLKKDDSKIYFSVANDGPSIPDEVAKQIFEPFFTSKSNGTGLGLAVVSAVAKVHQGRVILSSGDVYDTIFTIEIPTYETITHPSNALTDSKNVA, encoded by the coding sequence ATGCTTATTGATGAGAATGATGCCAAGCTCATGGCTGATGTATTTGAAAAAATACCTTCAGCTATTATTGTGCTTGATGAACGCGGCATGATCAAAAGAGCCAATAACGGAGCTTTGAACCTTCTGTGTGAGGAGCGCCTTGAGGGTCGCCGCTGGATTGAGGTTATTGCCGAGGTTTTCAAGCCACGTGCCGATGATGGACATGAAATCTCGACCCGTGACGGCAAGAGAGTATCTGTAACTACTGTGCCATTGACTAAAGGACAGCTGGTACAGATGACAGATCTTACAGAGACACGTGTACTGCAGGATAAGATTTCACATATGGAGAGATTATCCTCATTAGGTAAAATGGCAGCCTCTCTTGCTCATCAGATAAGAACCCCATTATCTGCAGCCATGCTCTATGCTGCAAATCTTGGCAATGCCAAGCTGCAAACTAGTGCCCGCACCTTATTTCAGAAAAAACTTATGTCACGCCTTGAGGCTTTAGAGTCACAGGTCAATGATATTTTAATGTTTGCAAGAAGCGGTGAGCAGACTGTATCTAAAATTGATGCTGTTGATGTCATTGAGCAGGCCTGCTCCAATGTCGTATCAATTCTGGCAAGAACCAATGCCACACTGCACACTGACATAGGTGACAGACCTATGACCATACTGGCCAATCACGTGGCCTTATGCGGTGCCATATCCAATTTAGTGGCCAATGCCGTTGAGGCAGGTGCCAAGAATGTTCTGGTGTCATTGAAAAAAGATGACAGCAAGATTTACTTTAGTGTGGCCAATGACGGCCCATCAATTCCTGATGAAGTGGCCAAGCAGATCTTTGAGCCATTCTTTACCTCAAAGAGCAATGGCACAGGCTTGGGTCTGGCTGTGGTTTCAGCCGTGGCTAAGGTGCATCAGGGCAGAGTAATTCTAAGTTCAGGTGATGTATACGATACTATCTTCACCATTGAGATACCAACTTATGAAACCATAACCCATCCCAGTAACGCG